The Macaca nemestrina isolate mMacNem1 chromosome 6, mMacNem.hap1, whole genome shotgun sequence genome window below encodes:
- the NRE gene encoding neuronal regeneration-related protein isoform X1, giving the protein MPGRSSGWLCACDCVHVCVCTRSHRTSGPGLRGRSPPRASPRKGVGRAYPAQGQGPTWAVCKCMLRGLFVCLRAAPRRRGHHFLLRSGQAHKRKAAAARRRPLFLRCPLLQVYYYSVERRE; this is encoded by the exons ATGCCAGGCCGCAGCTCTGGCTGGCTGTGCGCGTGTgactgtgtgcacgtgtgtgtgtgcacgcgcagcCACAGGACCTCTGGGCCTGGCCTTCGGGGGCGCTCCCCGCCCCGGGCTTCCCCGCGGAAGGGAGTGGGGCGCGCGTACCCTGCCCAGGGGCAGGGTCCGACCTGGGCCGTGTGCAAATGCATGCTGCGCGGGCTCTTTGTGTGTCTGCGTGCGGCTCCGCGCCGCCGCGGGCACCATTTTCTGCTTCGCTCAGGACAGGCACATAAAAGGAAGGCGGCTGCCGCCCGTCGCCGTCCTCTTTTCCTCAGATGCCCTCTGCTGCAGGTTTATTATTACA GTGTAGAGAGGAGAGAGTGA
- the NRE gene encoding neuronal regeneration-related protein isoform X2 has protein sequence MPGRSSGWLCACDCVHVCVCTRSHRTSGPGLRGRSPPRASPRKGVGRAYPAQGQGPTWAVCKCMLRGLFVCLRAAPRRRGHHFLLRSGQAHKRKAAAARRRPLFLRCPLLQV, from the exons ATGCCAGGCCGCAGCTCTGGCTGGCTGTGCGCGTGTgactgtgtgcacgtgtgtgtgtgcacgcgcagcCACAGGACCTCTGGGCCTGGCCTTCGGGGGCGCTCCCCGCCCCGGGCTTCCCCGCGGAAGGGAGTGGGGCGCGCGTACCCTGCCCAGGGGCAGGGTCCGACCTGGGCCGTGTGCAAATGCATGCTGCGCGGGCTCTTTGTGTGTCTGCGTGCGGCTCCGCGCCGCCGCGGGCACCATTTTCTGCTTCGCTCAGGACAGGCACATAAAAGGAAGGCGGCTGCCGCCCGTCGCCGTCCTCTTTTCCTCAGATGCCCTCTGCTGCAG GTGTAG